The genomic interval TTTATTTTTATGCCGTATTTGGAATAATTACGGGTGTTTTTCACGATCTCACCCCACATTTCTCAAATGAAAAATTTATGCTACGTTTCTTGCAAGAAGATCTTTGATATGGTATAAATGTTATACACAAGATTTTATATTCATGCTTTCTTCTCGTTAGGAGGTGAACGCCTTGTCCTACAACCTCCCTCGTCTGATACCCGACAAAGACTTCAAGGTTCCATCCGCCTGTGGTATATCTGGAATAATGAACACGTCTGGCAAAAGATTTATCGGAAGCGTAATAGTTGAAACGATGGCTCTCATGCGAGAAAGGGGAAATGGTCTTGGAGCGGGTTATGCTGCCTATGGTATATATCCGGAACTTAAAGACTTTTACTGTTTTCACATGCTCTACAACAGTGAACTGGACAAGAGGAATGCAGAAGAGTATATAAAATCCCACTACGAAATCATCGAAAGCGAACCCATCCCCACCAGAAGGAATCCCCACATCAAAGAAGTCCACATACTGTGGCGCTACTTCCTGAAGCCAAAGAGCATACCAGAGGGCATGACTGAAGAAGACTTCATAGTCGACACGGTGATGTTTATAAACGAGAAAGTAGATGGTTCTTTCGTCATGTCCAGTGGAAAAAACATGGGTGTGTTCAAAGGCGTGGGCTTCCCAGAAGATATAGCAGATTTCTACAGAATCGACGAGTACAAAGGATACATATGGACAGCTCACAACAGATTTCCAACGAACACGGTTGGATGGTGGGGTGGTGCGCATCCTTTCGGAATACTGGA from Thermotoga sp. carries:
- a CDS encoding glutamine amidotransferase family protein → MNALSYNLPRLIPDKDFKVPSACGISGIMNTSGKRFIGSVIVETMALMRERGNGLGAGYAAYGIYPELKDFYCFHMLYNSELDKRNAEEYIKSHYEIIESEPIPTRRNPHIKEVHILWRYFLKPKSIPEGMTEEDFIVDTVMFINEKVDGSFVMSSGKNMGVFKGVGFPEDIADFYRIDEYKGYIWTAHNRFPTNTVGWWGGAHPFGILDWTVVHNGEISSYGINRRFLEAYGYKCTLMTDTEVVAYLVDLFMRRFGYSPQLTAKILAAPLWKDIDLMPEEERKLYTALRMNYGGALLNGPFAIIVANNNMMMGLNDRIKLRPLVAATKDDFLYIASEESAIRVVCPDPDEVWAPKAGDPVVGVLKSTEKVRVALEGENG